The following proteins are co-located in the Hypomesus transpacificus isolate Combined female chromosome 23, fHypTra1, whole genome shotgun sequence genome:
- the ddx18 gene encoding ATP-dependent RNA helicase DDX18, with the protein MADLQMKLLRKKIQKRNDKNKERKLLIKQKQNEENEDANVLPEDCCGETGHDATSSLKPVKAKPTKKQTKQKNVTETENTADDKPTKKKRKLANAAECPGVKKVKKNEVDVEEEEEEEGMKMTEDIKQTTDKPASAEDGEEEDGDDDDDDDDDDDDIEMDEEEGDGEKEGGEDEEDEEEDGPELPTGLTGAFEDTSFASLETLVSDSTLKAVKEMGFEHMTEIQHKSIRPLLEGRDVLAAAKTGSGKTLAFLIPSIELINKLKFMPRNGTGVVILSPTRELAMQTYGVMKELMAHHVHTFGLIMGGSNRSAEAQRLANGVNIVVATPGRLLDHLQNTPGFMFKNLQCLIIDEADRILEVGFEEELKQIIKLLPKRRQTMLFSATQTRKVEDLARISLKKEPLYVGVDDNKDNATVDGLEQGYVVCPSEKRFLLLFTFLKKNRKKKLMVFFSSCMSVKFHYELLNYIDLPVMAIHGKQKQTKRTTTFFQFCNADSGILLCTDVAARGLDIPEVDWIVQYDPPDDPKEYIHRVGRTARGIDGRGHALLILRPQELGFLRYLKQAKVPLSEFEFSWTKISDIQSQMEKLIEKNYYLHKSAQEAYKSYVRAYDSHSLKQIYSVNTLNLPMVAVSFGFKVPPYVDLNVHCSTRGVKMQKRGGGGGFGYQKGSKNVHKSKIFKHVNKGKRDGRQFSR; encoded by the exons ATGGCAGACCTGCAGATGAAGCTTCTTCGGAAGAAAATTCAGAAAAGAAACGATAAAAATAAAGAGCGCAAATTActtataaaacaaaaacaaaatgaagaGAATG AAGATGCAAACGTACTGCCAGAGGACTGCTGCGGAGAGACGGGTCACGACGCGACGTCGTCTTTGAAGCCGGTTAAAGCCAAACCCACGAAGAAGCAGACGAAACAGAAAAACGTGACAGAGACGGAGAACACCGCAGATGACAAGCCTacgaaaaagaaaaggaagctTGCCAATGCTGCTGAATGTCCAG GAGTGAAAAAGGTGAAGAAGAATGAGGttgatgtggaggaggaggaggaggaggaggggatgaagaTGACAGAGGACATCAAACAGACCACAGACAAACCAGCTAGtgcagaggatggagaggaggaggatggggatgatgatgacgatgatgatgacgatgatgatgacatTGAGATGGATGAGGAAGAAGGTgatggggagaaagaggggggtgaagatgaggaggacgaggaggaagatggcCCGGAACTTCCCACTGGACTGACAG GAGCCTTCGAGGACACGTCGTTCGCCTCTCTTGAGACGCTGGTGAGCGACAGCACACTGAAGGCTGTCAAGGAGATGGGCTTTGAGCACATGACTGAGATCCAACACAAAAGTATTCGTCCTCTTTTAGAAGGAAG GGATGTTCTGGCAGCTGCTAAGACAGGCAGCGGTAAAACTCTGGCCTTCCTCATCCCCTCCATCGAACTCATCAACAAACTCAAGTTCATGCCCAGAAATG gCACCGGCGTGGTCATCCTGTCTCCCACCCGTGAGCTGGCCATGCAGACGTACGGCGTGATGAAGGAGCTGATGGCGCACCACGTCCACACCTTCGGCCTCATCATGGGCGGCAGCAACCGCTCTGCAGAGGCCCAGCGGCTGGCCAACGGCGTCAACATCGTAGTGGCCACGCCCGGCCGCCTGCTGgaccacctgcag AACACCCCTGGCTTCATGTTCAAGAACCTGCAGTGTCTGATCATCGACGAGGCAGACCGGATCCTGGAGGTGGGCTTTGAGGAGGAACTGAAGCAGATCATCAAGCTGCTGCCCA AGCGGAGACAGACCATGCTGTTCTCGGCCACCCAGACACGCAAGGTGGAGGACCTGGCCCGAATCTCCCTGAAGAAGGAGCCTCTGTACGTGGGCGTGGACGACAACAAGGACAACGCCACGGTGGACGGTCTGGAGCAG GGCTACGTGGTGTGTCCCTCTGAGAAGCGCTTCCTGCTGCTCTTCACGTTCCTGAAGAAGAACCGGAAGAAGAAGCTCATGGtgttcttctcctcctgcaTGTCTGTCAAGTTCCACTATGAGCTGCTCAACTACATCGACCTGCCCGTCATGGCCATCCAC ggcAAGCAGAAACAGACCAAGAGAACCACCACCTTCTTCCAGTTCTGCAACGCCGACTCTGGGATCCTGCTGTGCACTGACGTGGCAGCCAGGGGCCTGGACATCCCAGAGGTGGACTGGATCGTCCAGTACGACCCCCCAGATGACCCCAAG GAGTACATCCACAGGGTGGGCAGGACGGCTCGAGGGATTGACGGCCGAGGCCacgccctcctcatcctcagacCCCAGGAGCTGGGCTTCCTACGCTATCTCAAACAGGCCAAG gTCCCTCTGAGCGAGTTTGAGTTCTCCTGGACCAAGATCTCTGATATCCAGTCTCAG ATGGAGAAGCTGATAGAGAAGAACTACTACCTTCACAAGTCAGCCCAGGAGGCCTACAAGTCGTACGTGAGGGCGTATGACTCTCACTCGCTCAAGCAGATCTACAGTGTCAACACCCTCAACCTCCCCATGGTGGCCGTGTCGTTCGGATTCAAAGTGCCGCCCTACGTCGACCTCA ACGTCCACTGCAGCACCAGAGGAGTGAAGAtgcagaagagaggaggtggcGGAGGCTTTGGGTACCAGAAGGGGTCCAAGAACGTCCACAAATCCAAGATCTTCAAGCACGTCAACAAGGGCAAGAGGGACGGGAGGCAGTTCTCCCGCTGA
- the LOC124485490 gene encoding glycerol kinase-like isoform X1 — protein sequence MKLNTSHTTGSLLEECGRAMDPLVAAIDQGTSSTRILVFNAKTAEVVGQHQVEIKQSFQKEGWVEEDPMEILQSVYECMERTCDKMTPLQISNIKAVGVTNQRETTVVWDKNTGKPLYNAIVWLDLRTQSTVERLINKTPGQNKNYLKHMTGLPISTYFSAVKLRWLMDNVEEVREAVQSHRAMFGTVDAWLIWCLTGGKEGGVHCTDVSNASRTMLFNIHTLEWDPELCRYFDVPMEILPKVRSSSEVYGLLKSGSLAGVPISGCLGDQSAALVGQLCFQDGQAKNTYGTGCFLLRNTGLKPVMSDHGLLTTVAYQLGKDAPAYYALEGSVAIAGAVVRWLKDNMGIVQSTSEIEKLAAAVGTSYGCYFVPAFSGLYAPYWEPSARGIICGLTQFTNRNHLAFAALEAVCFQAREILDAMNKDTGLPLARLQVDGGMTSNKLLMQLQADILCMPVDRPTMSETTALGVAMAAGAAVGVWSLTPGDLPTCIPETFHPQINTDESEYRFARWKKAVQKAMNWETIEPIEPISYNNGHSQ from the exons ATGAAACTGAACACGTCTCACACGACTGGCAGTTTGCTAGAAGAGTGTGGGAGAGCGATGGATCCCCTTGTAGCAGCTATCGACCAAGGCACCAGCTCGACCAGGATCCTG gtgttcaACGCTAAAACAGCAGAAGTAGTCGGTCAACACCAGGTTGAAATAAAGCAGAGTTTTCAAAAAGAAGG ATGGGTGGAGGAAGATCCCATGGAGATCCTTCAGTCCGTGTACGAGTGCATGGAGAGGACGTGTGACAAGATGACTCCTCTCCAGATCTCCAACATCAAGG CCGTCGGAGTGACCAATCAGAGAGAGACTACAGTTGTGTGGGACAAGAACACCGGAAAGCCTTTATACAATGCTATTG TCTGGCTGGACCTGCGGACACAGTCCACGGTGGAGAGACTGATCAACAAGACCCCCGGCCAGAACAAGAACTACCTGAAG CATATGACAGGCCTGCCCATCAGTACCTACTTCAGTGCGGTCAAGTTGCGCTGGCTGATGGACAACGTGGAGGAGGTGCGGGAGGCGGTCCAGTCACACCGGGCTATGTTCGGTACCGTGGACGCCTGGCTCATCTGG TGCCTgacaggggggaaggagggaggggttcaCTGCACAGACGTGTCCAACGCCAGCCGCACCATGTTGTTCAACATCCACACTCTGGAGTGGGACCCGGAGCTCTGCAG GTATTTTGATGTCCCAATGGAAATATTGCCCAAAGTAAGAAGCTCTTCAGAAGTATATGGATTACTG AAATCCGGTTCTCTCGCAGGAGTGCCAATTTCAGGG TGTCTAGGAGACCAGTCAGCTGCCCTAGTGGGACAGTTGTGCTTCCAGGATGGACAGGCCAAAAACAC GTATGGAACTGGTTGCTTCCTGTTAAGAAACACAGGGCTCAAG ccagtGATGTCCGACCACGGGCTTCTGACCACGGTGGCCTACCAGCTGGGGAAAGACGCTCCTGCCTACTACGCTCTGGAG GGCTCTGTGGCTATAGCAGGGGCAGTGGTGAGGTGGCTAAAGGATAACATGGGGATAGTCCAGTCCACCTCTGAGATAG agaAGCTGGCGGCAGCTGTAGGCACGTCGTACGGCTGTTACTTTGTTCCTGCCTTCTCTGGTCTGTACGCCCCCTACTGGGAACCCAGCGCACGAGG gATCATCTGTGGACTAACTCAGTTCACGAACAGGAACCACCTGGCCTTCGCTGCCCTTGAGGCAGTCTGTTTCCAGGCCAGAGAG atccTGGATGCCATGAACAAGGACACCGGGCTGCCCCTGGCTCGACTGCAGGTGGACGGAGGGATGACCTCCAACAAGCTGCTGATGCAGCTTCAGGCCGACATCCTCTGTATGCCCGTTG ATAGGCCAACCATGTCAGAGACGACGGCTCTGGGGGTAGCCATGGCAGCAGGGGCGGCGGTGGGGGTGTGGAGCCTGACCCCTGGTGACCTCCCAACCTGCATCCCTGAAACCTTCCATCCCCAGATCAACACAGACG AGAGTGAGTATCGGTTCGCACGTTGGAAGAAGGCTGTCCAGAAAGCCATGAACTGGGAGACCATAGAGCCCATAGAGCCCATCTCCTATAATAACG GTCACAGTCAGTAG
- the LOC124485490 gene encoding glycerol kinase-like isoform X2 → MKLNTSHTTGSLLEECGRAMDPLVAAIDQGTSSTRILVFNAKTAEVVGQHQVEIKQSFQKEGWVEEDPMEILQSVYECMERTCDKMTPLQISNIKAVGVTNQRETTVVWDKNTGKPLYNAIVWLDLRTQSTVERLINKTPGQNKNYLKHMTGLPISTYFSAVKLRWLMDNVEEVREAVQSHRAMFGTVDAWLIWCLTGGKEGGVHCTDVSNASRTMLFNIHTLEWDPELCRYFDVPMEILPKVRSSSEVYGLLKSGSLAGVPISGCLGDQSAALVGQLCFQDGQAKNTYGTGCFLLRNTGLKPVMSDHGLLTTVAYQLGKDAPAYYALEGSVAIAGAVVRWLKDNMGIVQSTSEIEKLAAAVGTSYGCYFVPAFSGLYAPYWEPSARGIICGLTQFTNRNHLAFAALEAVCFQAREILDAMNKDTGLPLARLQVDGGMTSNKLLMQLQADILCMPVDRPTMSETTALGVAMAAGAAVGVWSLTPGDLPTCIPETFHPQINTDESEYRFARWKKAVQKAMNWETIEPIEPISYNNGDKKMNGSPWGIPPTSPLPSRADP, encoded by the exons ATGAAACTGAACACGTCTCACACGACTGGCAGTTTGCTAGAAGAGTGTGGGAGAGCGATGGATCCCCTTGTAGCAGCTATCGACCAAGGCACCAGCTCGACCAGGATCCTG gtgttcaACGCTAAAACAGCAGAAGTAGTCGGTCAACACCAGGTTGAAATAAAGCAGAGTTTTCAAAAAGAAGG ATGGGTGGAGGAAGATCCCATGGAGATCCTTCAGTCCGTGTACGAGTGCATGGAGAGGACGTGTGACAAGATGACTCCTCTCCAGATCTCCAACATCAAGG CCGTCGGAGTGACCAATCAGAGAGAGACTACAGTTGTGTGGGACAAGAACACCGGAAAGCCTTTATACAATGCTATTG TCTGGCTGGACCTGCGGACACAGTCCACGGTGGAGAGACTGATCAACAAGACCCCCGGCCAGAACAAGAACTACCTGAAG CATATGACAGGCCTGCCCATCAGTACCTACTTCAGTGCGGTCAAGTTGCGCTGGCTGATGGACAACGTGGAGGAGGTGCGGGAGGCGGTCCAGTCACACCGGGCTATGTTCGGTACCGTGGACGCCTGGCTCATCTGG TGCCTgacaggggggaaggagggaggggttcaCTGCACAGACGTGTCCAACGCCAGCCGCACCATGTTGTTCAACATCCACACTCTGGAGTGGGACCCGGAGCTCTGCAG GTATTTTGATGTCCCAATGGAAATATTGCCCAAAGTAAGAAGCTCTTCAGAAGTATATGGATTACTG AAATCCGGTTCTCTCGCAGGAGTGCCAATTTCAGGG TGTCTAGGAGACCAGTCAGCTGCCCTAGTGGGACAGTTGTGCTTCCAGGATGGACAGGCCAAAAACAC GTATGGAACTGGTTGCTTCCTGTTAAGAAACACAGGGCTCAAG ccagtGATGTCCGACCACGGGCTTCTGACCACGGTGGCCTACCAGCTGGGGAAAGACGCTCCTGCCTACTACGCTCTGGAG GGCTCTGTGGCTATAGCAGGGGCAGTGGTGAGGTGGCTAAAGGATAACATGGGGATAGTCCAGTCCACCTCTGAGATAG agaAGCTGGCGGCAGCTGTAGGCACGTCGTACGGCTGTTACTTTGTTCCTGCCTTCTCTGGTCTGTACGCCCCCTACTGGGAACCCAGCGCACGAGG gATCATCTGTGGACTAACTCAGTTCACGAACAGGAACCACCTGGCCTTCGCTGCCCTTGAGGCAGTCTGTTTCCAGGCCAGAGAG atccTGGATGCCATGAACAAGGACACCGGGCTGCCCCTGGCTCGACTGCAGGTGGACGGAGGGATGACCTCCAACAAGCTGCTGATGCAGCTTCAGGCCGACATCCTCTGTATGCCCGTTG ATAGGCCAACCATGTCAGAGACGACGGCTCTGGGGGTAGCCATGGCAGCAGGGGCGGCGGTGGGGGTGTGGAGCCTGACCCCTGGTGACCTCCCAACCTGCATCCCTGAAACCTTCCATCCCCAGATCAACACAGACG AGAGTGAGTATCGGTTCGCACGTTGGAAGAAGGCTGTCCAGAAAGCCATGAACTGGGAGACCATAGAGCCCATAGAGCCCATCTCCTATAATAACGGTGA CAAGAAGATGAACGGATCGCCCTGGGGCATCCCCCCTACCAGCCCGCTGCCCAGCAGAGCTGACCCCTGA
- the faima gene encoding fas apoptotic inhibitory molecule a isoform X1, producing the protein MSGDLVGVWEVALSDGVHRIEFEHGTTTGKRVICIDGKEVVRRDWMFKLVGKETFQVGSSETKATINIDAVSGFAYEYTLEINGKSLKTYMENRSKTTSTWVLNLDGIDSRVVLEKDTMDIWCNGQKMETAGEFVEDGTETHFTLGDHDCCIKAVSSGKRRDGIIHTMLVDGTEIAECTE; encoded by the exons ATGTCGGGCGACCTTGTTGGCGTGTGGGAAGTGGCGTTAAGTGATGGAGTTCATCGGATTGAGTTTGAACATGGCACAACCACAGGAAAACGAGTGATCTGCATTGATGGAAAG GAAGTTGTGAGGAGAGACTGGATGTTTAAACTGGTGGGCAAGGAGACTTTCCAGGTGGGTAGCTCGGAAACCAAAGCCACCATCAACATTGATGCGGTCAGCGGCTTTGCGTACGAATACACCCTAGAGATAAACGGAAAGAGCCTGAAGACATACATGGAGAACCGCTCCAAGACCACCAGCACCTGGGTGCTCAACCTGGATGGCATCGACAGCAGGGTGGTCCTGG AGAAAGACACCATGGATATCTGGTGTAATGGACAAAAGATGGAGACAGCG GGGGAGTTTGTGGAGGACGGGACAGAGACCCACTTCACGCTGGGGGACCATGACTGCTGCATCAAGGCTGTGAGCAGCGGGAAGCGGAGGGACGGCATCATCCACACCATGCTG GTGGACGGCACAGAGATCGCAGAGTGCACAGAGTGA
- the faima gene encoding fas apoptotic inhibitory molecule a isoform X2 encodes MSGDLVGVWEVALSDGVHRIEFEHGTTTGKRVICIDGKEVVRRDWMFKLVGKETFQVGSSETKATINIDAVSGFAYEYTLEINGKSLKTYMENRSKTTSTWVLNLDGIDSRVVLEKDTMDIWCNGQKMETAGEFVEDGTETHFTLGDHDCCIKAVSSGKRRDGIIHTMLVDGTEIAECTE; translated from the exons ATGTCGGGCGACCTTGTTGGCGTGTGGGAAGTGGCGTTAAGTGATGGAGTTCATCGGATTGAGTTTGAACATGGCACAACCACAGGAAAACGAGTGATCTGCATTGATGGAAAG GAAGTTGTGAGGAGAGACTGGATGTTTAAACTGGTGGGCAAGGAGACTTTCCAGGTGGGTAGCTCGGAAACCAAAGCCACCATCAACATTGATGCGGTCAGCGGCTTTGCGTACGAATACACCCTAGAGATAAACGGAAAGAGCCTGAAGACATACATGGAGAACCGCTCCAAGACCACCAGCACCTGGGTGCTCAACCTGGATGGCATCGACAGCAGGGTGGTCCTGG AGAAAGACACCATGGATATCTGGTGTAATGGACAAAAGATGGAGACAGCG GGGGAGTTTGTGGAGGACGGGACAGAGACCCACTTCACGCTGGGGGACCATGACTGCTGCATCAAGGCTGTGAGCAGCGGGAAGCGGAGGGACGGCATCATCCACACCATGCTGGTGGACGGCACAGAGATCGCAGAGTGCACAGAGTGA